In Actinomycetota bacterium, a single window of DNA contains:
- a CDS encoding carbamoyl-phosphate synthase small subunit produces YCGQVVVQTAPHIGNTGWNDEDDESTQIWVAGYVVRDPARRVSNWRATKSLDEALTEQKVVGISGIDTRALTRHLREQGAMRVGIFSGQAAQAPIEELLSQVRTVPEMSGASFSQTVTTKEPYIVSAVGEKKYQVAALDLGIKAMTPELMAQRGIEVHVMPADTSIDEFLAAGPDGVFFSNGPGDPATASHAIAIVKAALSVKCPLFGICFGNQILGRALGFGTYKLRYGHRGINQPVMDRTTGKVEVTAHNHGFAVDAPLDRDSETEFGRVRVSHVCLNDDVVEGLECLDVPAFSVQYHPEAAAGPHDSAYLFDRFIALMEGAR; encoded by the coding sequence TACTGCGGCCAAGTTGTTGTTCAGACTGCGCCACACATCGGCAATACCGGTTGGAATGACGAAGACGATGAGTCAACGCAAATTTGGGTAGCTGGTTATGTGGTGCGCGACCCAGCCCGTCGGGTTTCTAATTGGCGTGCAACTAAATCACTAGACGAGGCACTTACTGAACAGAAAGTTGTCGGAATCAGCGGGATAGACACCCGAGCACTAACGCGCCATCTCCGCGAACAAGGCGCTATGCGAGTTGGCATCTTCAGCGGGCAGGCAGCCCAGGCTCCTATCGAAGAGCTGTTAAGCCAAGTCCGAACCGTGCCCGAGATGTCCGGTGCAAGTTTTTCGCAGACTGTCACAACAAAAGAGCCCTACATCGTTTCCGCAGTAGGGGAAAAGAAGTACCAGGTTGCCGCGCTTGATTTGGGCATAAAGGCAATGACTCCAGAATTGATGGCCCAGCGTGGCATTGAAGTGCATGTAATGCCGGCGGATACCAGTATTGATGAGTTTTTGGCAGCTGGTCCGGATGGCGTGTTTTTCTCAAATGGCCCCGGCGACCCTGCAACGGCGAGCCACGCCATAGCAATTGTGAAGGCAGCCCTTTCGGTTAAGTGTCCGCTGTTCGGCATCTGTTTTGGCAATCAAATTTTGGGTCGCGCACTGGGCTTTGGTACTTACAAGTTGCGTTACGGTCACCGTGGCATCAATCAGCCGGTAATGGATCGCACTACCGGCAAAGTTGAAGTTACCGCACACAACCACGGCTTCGCTGTTGATGCGCCACTCGATCGCGATAGCGAGACCGAGTTTGGTCGAGTTCGCGTAAGTCACGTGTGCTTAAACGACGATGTCGTTGAAGGTTTGGAATGTCTGGATGTGCCAGCGTTCAGTGTTCAGTATCACCCCGAAGCTGCGGCCGGACCGCATGATTCGGCTTACTTATTCGACCGCTTCATCGCGCTTATGGAAGGTGCTCGCTAA